The Raphanus sativus cultivar WK10039 chromosome 2, ASM80110v3, whole genome shotgun sequence DNA segment TTATACTTGTTTTGGCTTTTTTTATTCTGACTGGTTTGTGTCGCGGTAGGAAATGACTTTGGATGAGTATGAGAAAATACTAGAGGAGAAGAGAAAGGCCCTTCAATCTCAGAACACTTCTGAGAGGAAAGTTGATACTAAAGTGTTCGAGTCAATGCAACAACTCTCAAACAAGAAGAAGTCTAACGATGAAATCTTCATCAAGTTGGTAAGACATATCACCTTCCTTGTCGACTAGAAGCAGTCTTAACCTTGATTTTGATCTATTTCACAGGGTTCAGACAAGGACAAACGCAAAgatgacaaagaagagaagGCTAAGAAGGTTTGCATTGTTGTCCGAATCAAACAGTTTGATTAAGTTTGCTTATGGATGTGTTTCTAATTTACAGGCTGTGAGCATCAATGAGTTTCTGAAACCAGCACAGGGTGAGAATTACTACCGAGGAGGTGGTCGTGGTGGGCGTGGACGTGGTGGTCGCGTTTCAAGTGGAGGGTATGGTAGTAACCGTAGTGAAACTGCGCCTGCCATCGCGGATACTGCTCAGTTCCCATCTCTTGGGGGCAAGTAAAAGATCCATCCATGAACACGTCGAAAGAAACACTCGTGCGGGGGTCTTCTCCTTCAGTTTTCCTCTTCTGGTTGAAATCAAGACTGAAGGAATTCCCATGCGAGGGTTTACTGTTTACCAGTCTGTTGTTGTCAGTTGTAAATGTTTAGTTGGCGTCAgttgtttttagattttgtgcaAACTTTTGCCTGACTTTTTTTTTCCACTTTTGAAACATTACACTCTTTTAGTTCACCACTTAGTCGTTGTTTTGTTGTTTATGAAACTTGTTTCAGACAGACAAGTCCAGTGTTATCGGTTTTGAGTCTTCACTCTTTTCTCATCTCTGTCTATGTTTTAAGCTGTTACAAAATCTCTGTAATAGTCAAATATTAGTAGGTTCTAAAGTTTATTTTCTAACAACAGTCGTGTGATTTAAGATTCTCCCAGTATGTTCTGTAGGAACCTATAAGTTTGTCCTGTTATGTCAAAAACCCTTGGTCCCTGAGAAATGCTTTCTCGCTTCAACATTCATCAGCCATGGAAAGTTCGATTCTTTTCTCGTTCCATTGGAAACCCAGATGCCATTTTGGTGGGATCATGttcctcttcctctcttccATCCACTAAACCTTCTTCTGATCAAGACCAGATCTTCCCGTTGAACAAGCTTATTGCAAGACATGTACGTTCTGGAGATATAGATGCAGCTCTCAGAGTGTTTCACGGGATGAGAGCTAAGAACACAATCACTTGGAACTCTCTTCTCGTTGGGTTTTGTAAAGATCCAAGTAGGATGAAGGAAGCACACCAACTGTTCGACGAAATCCCCGAACCAGATACTTTCTCCTACAACATCATGCTATCTTGCTACGTTCGCAGCGGAGACTTCGAGAAAGCTCAGAGCTTCTTCGACCAGGCACCTTACAAGGACGCAGCGTCATGGAACACGATGATCACAGGGTACGCAAGGAGAAGGGAGATGGAAAAAGCGCGGGAGTTGTTCTACGCCATGACAAcaacggagaagaagaagaagaagaacgagGTTTCTTGGAATGCTATGATCTCTGGTTACGTTGAATGCGGGGATATGGAAACGGCGTCACGTTTCTTTAGAGAGGCTCCGGTCAGAGGCGTGGTGGCGTGGACGGCGATGATCACAGGGTACATGAAGGTCAAGAAGGTTGAATTAGCTGAGGCTGTGTTTAAAGACATGACAGTGGAGAGAAATCTCGTGACTTGGAACGCTATGATCTCTGGTTACGTCGAAAACTCTAGAGCAGAAGATGGACTGAAGCTTTTTAAAGCGATGCTAGAGGAAGGCACTAGGCCTAACTCGTCTGGACTGAGTAGCGTGCTGCTCGGATGCAGCGAGTTATCTGCTTTACGGTTTGGTAGGCAAGTTCATCAGATAACGTGTAAATCATCTACATTGTGTAATGACATAACCGCGTTGACGTCTCTGATAAGCATGTACAGCAAATGTGGAGAGCTTGGTGATGCTTGGAAACTCTTTCAGGGGATGAAGATTAGAGACGTTGTGGCGTGGAATGCGATGATCTCCGGTTACGCACAGCACGGGAAAGCTGAGAAGGCTTTGTCTCTGTTCAATGAGATGAGAGTTAACAAGAAGACAAGACCTGATTGGATAACGTTTGTTGCGGTTTTGCTGGCTTGTAACCACGCTGGACTGGTGGATACTGGCATGGAGTATTTCGATTCGATGGTGAGAGATTACAGGGTGGAACCAAGGCCTGATCATTACACGTGCGTGGTTGATCTTTTGGGTCGAGCCGGGAAGCTGGAGGAGGCGTTGAAGCTGATAAGATCGATGCCGTTTAAGCCGCACGCCGCGGTCTTTGGTACGCTGTTGGGGGCTTGCAGGGTGCACAAGAATGTGGAGTTGGGTGAACTCGCAGCTGAGAGACTACTTGATCTAGACCCGAGAAACGCAGCCGGGTATGTTCAGCTCGCGAATATCTACGCTTCGAGGAACCGTTGGGAAGACGTTGCAAGAGTTCGCAAGAGAATGAAACAGAGCAACGTCGTGAAAGTACCTGGATATAGCTGGATCGAGATTAGAAACAAGATACACCGTTTCAGATCAAGCGATAGGATTCACCCGGAGCTAGGCTCGATACACGAGAAACTgaaggagatggagaagaagatgaaagtaGCTGGATACAAACCTGAGCTAGAGTTTGCTTTACACGACGTAGAGGAAGAGCAGAAGGAGAAGCTCTTGTTATGGCATAGCGAGAAGTTAGCCGTTGCTTATGGGTGTTTAAAACTCCCTGAAGGTTCACGGATACAAGTGTTCAAGAACCTGCGGATCTGCGGTGATTGTCATAAAGCAATCGAGTTTATGTCGGAGATTGAGAGACGAGAGATCGTAGTGAGAGACACGACAAGGTTTCACCATTTCAAAGATGGGTCTTGCTCTTGTGGCGGTTACTGgtaaaaaaagaggaaaaaaaaaagacaagagcTTTGACTATCTACAGGTCAAATGTGATGTGAGGACAGTATTTAAATACGTTAGTGTGTTAATAAAGTTTCGACCTTTGACTTGACAAAGTTGCGTtaaggaaggaaggaagatgCGTAGATCTGCGAGTGGCTCTGATCAATTTGGTCCAACGCCGTCACCGTCTCCGCCTCGATCTCAGAGTGTTCCGTTTGGTGAAGATGATGTGGAGCTGATGTTGCCAAGGTACGA contains these protein-coding regions:
- the LOC130507994 gene encoding pentatricopeptide repeat-containing protein At4g16835, mitochondrial, translating into MLSRFNIHQPWKVRFFSRSIGNPDAILVGSCSSSSLPSTKPSSDQDQIFPLNKLIARHVRSGDIDAALRVFHGMRAKNTITWNSLLVGFCKDPSRMKEAHQLFDEIPEPDTFSYNIMLSCYVRSGDFEKAQSFFDQAPYKDAASWNTMITGYARRREMEKARELFYAMTTTEKKKKKNEVSWNAMISGYVECGDMETASRFFREAPVRGVVAWTAMITGYMKVKKVELAEAVFKDMTVERNLVTWNAMISGYVENSRAEDGLKLFKAMLEEGTRPNSSGLSSVLLGCSELSALRFGRQVHQITCKSSTLCNDITALTSLISMYSKCGELGDAWKLFQGMKIRDVVAWNAMISGYAQHGKAEKALSLFNEMRVNKKTRPDWITFVAVLLACNHAGLVDTGMEYFDSMVRDYRVEPRPDHYTCVVDLLGRAGKLEEALKLIRSMPFKPHAAVFGTLLGACRVHKNVELGELAAERLLDLDPRNAAGYVQLANIYASRNRWEDVARVRKRMKQSNVVKVPGYSWIEIRNKIHRFRSSDRIHPELGSIHEKLKEMEKKMKVAGYKPELEFALHDVEEEQKEKLLLWHSEKLAVAYGCLKLPEGSRIQVFKNLRICGDCHKAIEFMSEIERREIVVRDTTRFHHFKDGSCSCGGYW